In a single window of the Micromonospora sp. WMMD1155 genome:
- the fdh gene encoding formate dehydrogenase encodes MGLRTFIEGWPVYRQLTGTDPLGRGAAAKSAGSRALTARTEDADSVARSVCPYCAVGCGQRVFVKDGQVSQIEGDPDSPISRGRLCPKGSASKSLVTSPLRQTKVRYRRPYSTQWEDLELDTALDMIADRMLAAREQTWEDVDTQGRPLNRTLGISSLGGATLDNEENYLIKKLFTAMGALQIENQARIUHSATVPGLGASFGRGGATDFQQDIANADVIVIQGSNMAEAHPVGFQWVMEAKRRGAKVFHVDPRFTRTSAVADAYLPIRAGTDIALLGGVVRYILENELDFREYVLSYTNAATIVSEQFSDTEDGDGFFSGFDPATGTYVQDSWQYEGHEGSSGSGHTAKERDTAAGLEHESHGAEVGGQTQRDETLQHPRCVYQILKRHFARYTPEMVERVCGISQEQFLELARAWTANSGRDRTGMLIYSVGWTQHSVGVQYIRTGAIIQLLLGNMGRPGGGVMALRGHASIQGSTDIPTLFNLLPGYLPMPHHADHPTFDEWVDSIRHPGQKGFWGNARSFAASLLKAYWGDAATPENDFCYGYLPRLTGDHGTYQQVLNMIDGKIKGYFLLGQNPAVGSAHGRAQRLGMANLDWLVVRDLFMIESATFWQNGPEVATGELVPEECRTEVFFLPAASHVEKEGTFTQTQRLLQWREKAVEPPGDARSELWFFYHLGRKLREKLSGSPLPRDRALLDLTWDYPTHGPHAEPSAEAVLREINGYDVATGRPLSGFAEARPDGSTAIGCWIYSGVYADGVNQAARRKSRHEQDWVAAEWGWAWPANRRILYNRASADPDGNPWSERKRYVWWDADKGEWTGYDVPDFEKTKPPSYRPPPGASGTEGIAGDDPFVMQGDGKGWLYAPSGVLDGPLPTHYEPVESPVRNPLYRQQANPTRKMYAHPVNSVNPSPPQEHTQVFPYVFTVSRLTEHHTAGGMSRTVSPLAELQPEMFVEVSPALAAEAGLTHLGWAHLVSGRAVIEAKVLVTDRLTPLRVDGRIIHQVWLPYHFGFEGLVTGDSANDLFGISLDPNVLIQESKVGTCDVRPGRRPTGSALLDLVADYQRRAGITPGENAPAVTTDSEGERRGAS; translated from the coding sequence ATGGGTCTGCGGACCTTCATCGAGGGTTGGCCGGTCTACCGGCAGCTCACCGGCACCGATCCGCTCGGTCGGGGTGCGGCGGCCAAGTCCGCTGGATCTCGCGCGTTGACGGCCCGTACCGAGGACGCCGACAGTGTGGCCCGGTCGGTCTGCCCGTACTGCGCGGTGGGTTGTGGGCAACGGGTGTTCGTCAAGGACGGGCAGGTCAGTCAGATCGAGGGCGACCCGGACAGCCCGATCTCGCGGGGTCGGCTCTGCCCGAAGGGTTCGGCCAGTAAGAGTCTGGTGACCAGCCCACTACGGCAGACCAAGGTCCGCTACCGGCGTCCGTACTCGACGCAGTGGGAGGATCTGGAGCTCGACACCGCGCTCGACATGATCGCCGACCGGATGCTCGCGGCCCGTGAGCAGACCTGGGAGGACGTCGACACGCAGGGCCGGCCGCTCAACCGGACGCTGGGCATCTCCAGTCTGGGTGGGGCGACGCTGGACAACGAGGAGAACTACCTCATCAAGAAGTTGTTCACCGCGATGGGGGCGCTCCAGATCGAGAACCAGGCCCGTATTTGACACTCCGCCACCGTCCCCGGTCTGGGGGCCAGTTTCGGTCGTGGCGGTGCGACGGATTTCCAGCAGGACATCGCCAACGCTGACGTCATCGTCATCCAGGGTTCGAACATGGCCGAGGCGCACCCGGTGGGTTTCCAGTGGGTGATGGAGGCGAAGCGCCGGGGCGCGAAGGTGTTCCACGTCGACCCACGGTTCACGCGGACCAGTGCGGTGGCCGACGCGTACCTGCCGATCCGGGCGGGCACCGACATCGCGTTGCTCGGTGGGGTGGTGCGCTACATCCTGGAGAACGAGTTGGACTTCCGGGAGTACGTGCTCTCGTACACGAATGCCGCCACGATCGTCAGCGAGCAGTTCAGCGACACCGAGGACGGTGACGGCTTCTTCTCCGGCTTCGACCCGGCGACCGGCACGTACGTGCAGGACAGCTGGCAGTACGAGGGGCATGAGGGCTCGTCGGGCAGTGGACACACTGCGAAGGAGCGGGACACCGCCGCCGGTCTGGAGCACGAGTCGCACGGCGCGGAGGTCGGCGGGCAGACCCAGCGGGACGAGACGTTGCAGCATCCGCGCTGCGTCTACCAGATCCTGAAGCGGCACTTCGCCCGCTACACGCCGGAGATGGTGGAGCGGGTCTGCGGGATCTCGCAGGAGCAGTTCCTGGAGTTGGCCCGGGCGTGGACGGCGAACTCGGGTCGGGACCGCACCGGCATGCTGATCTATTCGGTGGGGTGGACGCAGCACAGTGTGGGTGTGCAGTACATCCGCACGGGCGCGATCATCCAGCTGTTGCTGGGCAACATGGGCCGCCCGGGTGGCGGGGTGATGGCCCTGCGCGGGCACGCCAGCATCCAGGGCTCCACCGACATCCCGACGTTGTTCAACCTGCTGCCGGGCTACCTGCCGATGCCGCACCACGCCGACCACCCGACCTTCGACGAGTGGGTGGACAGCATCCGGCACCCGGGGCAGAAGGGTTTCTGGGGCAACGCGCGGTCGTTCGCCGCCAGCCTGTTGAAGGCGTACTGGGGCGACGCGGCGACCCCGGAGAACGACTTCTGCTACGGCTACCTGCCCCGGTTGACCGGGGACCACGGCACCTACCAGCAGGTGCTCAACATGATCGACGGGAAGATCAAGGGCTACTTCCTGCTCGGTCAGAACCCGGCGGTCGGTTCGGCGCACGGTCGCGCGCAGCGGCTCGGGATGGCCAATCTGGACTGGTTGGTCGTCCGGGACCTGTTCATGATCGAGAGCGCCACGTTCTGGCAGAACGGCCCCGAGGTGGCCACCGGGGAACTCGTGCCGGAGGAGTGTCGTACCGAGGTGTTCTTCCTGCCGGCCGCGTCGCACGTGGAGAAGGAGGGCACGTTCACGCAGACGCAGCGGTTGTTGCAGTGGCGGGAGAAGGCCGTCGAGCCGCCGGGCGACGCCCGCTCCGAGCTGTGGTTCTTCTACCACCTCGGTCGCAAGCTGCGGGAGAAGCTGTCCGGCTCGCCGCTGCCACGGGACCGGGCGCTGCTCGACCTCACCTGGGACTACCCGACGCACGGTCCGCACGCGGAGCCGAGCGCCGAGGCGGTGCTGCGCGAGATCAACGGGTACGACGTGGCGACCGGCCGCCCACTGTCCGGTTTCGCCGAGGCCCGCCCGGACGGTTCCACGGCGATCGGCTGCTGGATCTACAGCGGGGTGTACGCGGACGGCGTCAACCAGGCGGCTCGGCGTAAGTCCCGGCACGAGCAGGACTGGGTGGCCGCCGAGTGGGGTTGGGCGTGGCCGGCGAACCGGCGCATCCTCTACAACCGCGCGTCGGCCGACCCGGACGGCAACCCGTGGAGTGAGCGCAAACGCTACGTGTGGTGGGACGCCGACAAGGGTGAGTGGACCGGCTACGACGTGCCGGACTTCGAGAAGACCAAACCGCCGTCGTACCGGCCGCCGCCCGGGGCGTCCGGGACGGAGGGCATCGCCGGTGACGACCCGTTCGTCATGCAGGGCGACGGCAAGGGTTGGCTGTACGCGCCGAGTGGTGTCCTGGACGGCCCGCTGCCCACGCACTACGAGCCGGTCGAGTCGCCGGTGCGGAACCCGCTCTACCGGCAGCAGGCCAACCCGACCCGCAAGATGTACGCGCACCCGGTGAACTCGGTGAACCCGAGCCCGCCGCAGGAGCACACCCAGGTGTTCCCGTACGTGTTCACGGTCAGCCGGCTCACCGAGCACCACACCGCCGGTGGGATGAGTCGGACCGTGTCGCCGCTGGCCGAGTTGCAGCCGGAGATGTTCGTCGAGGTGTCGCCGGCCCTGGCCGCCGAGGCCGGTCTGACGCATCTGGGTTGGGCGCACCTGGTCAGCGGTCGTGCGGTGATCGAGGCGAAGGTGCTGGTGACGGATCGGCTCACCCCGTTGCGGGTGGACGGGCGGATCATCCACCAGGTGTGGTTGCCGTACCACTTCGGTTTCGAGGGTCTGGTGACCGGTGACTCGGCCAACGACCTGTTCGGCATCAGCCTGGATCCGAACGTCCTGATCCAGGAGAGCAAGGTCGGCACCTGTGATGTGCGGCCCGGCCGACGGCCGACCGGCTCGGCGTTGCTGGACCTGGTCGCCGACTACCAGCGGCGTGCCGGGATCACCCCGGGTGAGAATGCTCCGGCGGTCACCACCGACAGCGAGGGGGAGCGGCGCGGTGCTTCCTGA
- the selA gene encoding L-seryl-tRNA(Sec) selenium transferase — translation MGDGPTDPRRRVPRTDTLLADPRLAAASATLGRERVKAVVAHAQERARRGELHPDEVRDAAVAALPAAGPRVVLNATGVVLHTNLGRAPLSAAAVSAVVAAAGHTDVELDLGTGRRARRGRDALDALAAAVPDAGAVHVVNNGAAALVLAATALAAGREIVVSRGELVEIGDGFRLPDLLESTGARLREVGTTNRTTLADYAAALGPQTGFVLKVHPSNFQVTGFTSATPVRRLATLGVPVVADIGSGLLTPDPLLPDEPDATTTLRAGAALVTASGDKLLGGPQAGLLFGDVELVEKLRRHPLARALRVDKLTLAALAATVHQPDTPTRAALHADPGALRSRVERLRDRLGADGRKAEVVPTVAVVGGGGAPGVELDSWALSLPERYAGPLRTGEHPVLGRVVRGRLLLDLRCVPVEADDAVRAAVLRVTGDD, via the coding sequence ATGGGCGACGGGCCGACGGACCCGCGACGGCGGGTGCCCCGCACCGACACGCTGCTCGCCGATCCTCGGCTGGCCGCCGCCAGCGCGACGCTCGGTCGGGAACGGGTCAAGGCGGTCGTCGCCCACGCCCAGGAGCGGGCCCGCCGGGGCGAGCTGCACCCCGACGAGGTACGCGACGCGGCGGTCGCCGCGCTGCCCGCGGCCGGGCCCCGGGTGGTGCTCAACGCGACGGGGGTCGTGCTGCACACCAACCTGGGCCGGGCGCCGCTGTCCGCCGCCGCGGTCTCCGCGGTGGTCGCCGCCGCCGGGCACACCGATGTGGAGTTGGACCTGGGCACCGGGCGGCGGGCCCGTCGGGGCCGGGACGCCCTCGACGCACTGGCGGCCGCTGTGCCCGACGCGGGCGCCGTGCACGTGGTCAACAACGGCGCCGCCGCGCTGGTGCTGGCCGCCACCGCGTTGGCCGCCGGTCGGGAGATCGTCGTCAGCCGGGGTGAGCTGGTCGAGATCGGCGACGGTTTCCGCCTGCCCGACCTGTTGGAGAGCACCGGCGCGCGGCTGCGGGAGGTGGGCACCACCAACCGCACCACGCTCGCCGACTACGCCGCGGCGCTCGGCCCGCAGACCGGCTTCGTGCTCAAGGTGCACCCGTCGAACTTCCAGGTCACCGGCTTCACCTCGGCGACCCCGGTGCGACGACTGGCCACTCTGGGCGTGCCGGTGGTCGCCGACATCGGCTCCGGTCTGCTCACCCCCGATCCGTTGCTGCCCGACGAACCCGACGCGACCACCACCCTGCGCGCCGGGGCCGCGCTGGTCACGGCCAGCGGCGACAAGCTGCTCGGCGGCCCGCAGGCGGGCCTGCTGTTCGGTGACGTCGAGCTGGTCGAGAAGCTGCGCCGGCACCCGCTGGCCCGGGCCTTGCGGGTGGACAAGCTCACCCTGGCCGCGTTGGCCGCGACAGTGCACCAACCGGACACGCCGACCCGGGCGGCGCTGCACGCCGACCCGGGCGCGCTCCGCAGCCGGGTGGAGCGGCTGCGCGACCGACTCGGCGCGGACGGCCGCAAGGCGGAGGTGGTGCCGACCGTCGCGGTGGTCGGTGGCGGCGGGGCACCGGGCGTGGAGCTGGACTCGTGGGCGCTGAGCCTGCCCGAACGGTACGCGGGGCCGCTGCGCACCGGCGAGCACCCGGTGCTCGGGCGGGTGGTCCGGGGTCGGCTCCTGCTGGACCTGCGCTGCGTGCCGGTCGAGGCCGACGACGCCGTCCGGGCGGCCGTGCTGCGCGTAACCGGGGACGACTGA
- the nrfD gene encoding NrfD/PsrC family molybdoenzyme membrane anchor subunit translates to MSPQRPEVGDLFRRFRDRLAAEASARPGVSARPEIGADGAPTGADDHRPHATTSQHATTPPQEIATRHRAARPQETSTDQPGRRAGRRRGGRGGEEVRVPEAEFTSYYGRPILKGPVWKWDIAAYLFTGGLAAGSSLLAAGGQLTGRPALRRAGRVTALAAVSASAVFLVKDLGRPARFHHMLRVAKPTSPMSMGTWILTAYGPAAGVAAVAEAAGVLPRHGLLGLAAKALPPVGHAAGLLAAGTAPVLATYTGVLLADTAVPSWHEAYPELPVIFAGSALASGAAVGLLAAPPAQTGPAARMAVAGAALELYGAHRVETRLGLLSEPYRLGRPGRLLRAGRLLTAGGVAGALLGRRSRVVSGLSGVALLAASLATRFGIFYGGVASARDPRYTVVPQRERVEARRTDGGSST, encoded by the coding sequence GTGAGTCCGCAGCGCCCCGAGGTGGGTGACCTGTTCCGCCGCTTCCGCGACCGGCTGGCCGCCGAGGCTTCCGCCCGACCGGGCGTCTCGGCGCGGCCGGAGATCGGGGCCGACGGCGCGCCGACGGGAGCCGACGACCACCGTCCGCACGCGACGACCTCGCAGCACGCGACCACCCCGCCGCAGGAGATCGCCACGCGGCACCGGGCTGCCCGGCCGCAGGAGACCTCCACCGACCAGCCCGGTCGACGGGCGGGCCGCCGACGCGGCGGACGCGGCGGCGAGGAGGTACGGGTTCCGGAGGCCGAGTTCACGTCGTACTACGGTCGTCCGATCCTCAAGGGGCCGGTCTGGAAGTGGGACATCGCCGCGTACCTGTTCACCGGTGGCCTGGCGGCCGGCTCGTCGCTGCTCGCGGCCGGTGGGCAGCTCACCGGGCGGCCGGCGCTGCGTCGCGCCGGTCGGGTCACCGCGCTGGCCGCCGTCAGCGCCAGCGCCGTCTTCCTCGTCAAGGACCTGGGCCGACCGGCCCGGTTCCACCACATGCTGCGGGTGGCCAAGCCGACCTCGCCGATGTCGATGGGCACCTGGATCCTGACCGCGTACGGGCCCGCCGCCGGTGTCGCCGCGGTCGCCGAGGCAGCCGGTGTGTTGCCGCGCCACGGCCTGCTCGGGCTGGCCGCGAAGGCGCTGCCGCCGGTCGGGCACGCCGCTGGGCTGCTCGCCGCGGGCACCGCGCCCGTGCTGGCCACGTACACCGGGGTGTTGCTGGCCGACACGGCGGTGCCGTCGTGGCACGAGGCGTACCCCGAACTGCCGGTCATCTTCGCGGGCAGCGCGTTGGCCAGCGGCGCCGCCGTGGGTCTGCTCGCCGCGCCGCCGGCCCAGACCGGGCCGGCGGCGCGGATGGCGGTGGCCGGAGCGGCCCTGGAGCTGTACGGCGCGCACCGGGTGGAGACGCGTCTCGGTCTGCTCAGCGAGCCCTACCGCCTGGGCCGCCCCGGTCGGCTGCTGCGCGCCGGTCGGCTGCTCACCGCGGGAGGCGTCGCCGGTGCGCTGCTCGGCCGGCGTAGTCGGGTGGTCAGCGGGTTGTCCGGTGTGGCGTTGCTGGCCGCCTCGCTGGCGACCCGGTTCGGCATCTTCTACGGCGGCGTCGCGTCGGCCCGCGACCCCCGGTACACGGTGGTGCCACAACGCGAGCGGGTGGAAGCCCGTCGGACCGACGGCGGAAGTTCCACCTGA
- the selB gene encoding selenocysteine-specific translation elongation factor has product MFVVATAGHVDHGKSTLVRALTGMEPDRWAEERRRGMTIDLGFAWTTLPSGGTVAFVDVPGHERFVPNMLAGVGPVPAALIVVAADEGWMPQSAEHLAALDALGVAYGLLAVTRADLADPGPAIARARDEIAATSLGTVPAVAVSGLTGAGLPELRTALDRLAAGVPAPAVDDPVRLWVDRSFTVRGSGTVVTGTLGGGRLRVGDELELAGADEPVRVRGLHALGEARPEVTAVARVAVNLRGTPRDRLGRGDALLTPGRFHRTDLVDVRLTGDPAADLPATLTLHVGSAAVPVRVRPLGPDTVRLRLARPLPLLVGDRALLRDPGRHHVTGGVRVLDVAPPPLSRRGAAAARAQVLAELDGRPDLAGELRRRRLVRVGALIRMGVPVHVAPVAGDWLADPAHWQRLGEQLAEEVARYAREHPLEPGIPVDALRRRLALPDRVLVEALVRPPLRIHAGRVGAAGVDALPEPVARAVQRVRAEYGDRPFRAPEADRLVDLGLGPREIGAAVRAGALLRLADNVVLLPDALDGAVRVLAGLPQPFTLSAARQALDTTRRVAVPLLELLDRRGATRRLPDDARIVVT; this is encoded by the coding sequence GTGTTCGTCGTCGCCACCGCCGGGCACGTCGACCACGGCAAGTCGACACTGGTCCGGGCGTTGACCGGGATGGAACCCGACCGGTGGGCCGAGGAACGCCGCCGGGGCATGACGATCGACCTGGGCTTCGCCTGGACGACGCTGCCGTCCGGTGGCACTGTCGCCTTCGTCGACGTGCCGGGGCACGAACGGTTCGTGCCGAACATGCTCGCCGGTGTCGGCCCGGTACCGGCGGCGCTGATCGTGGTGGCCGCCGACGAGGGGTGGATGCCACAGTCCGCCGAGCACCTCGCCGCGCTCGACGCGCTCGGTGTCGCGTACGGCCTGCTGGCGGTGACCCGCGCCGACCTGGCCGACCCGGGGCCGGCCATCGCCCGCGCCCGGGACGAGATCGCGGCGACCAGCCTCGGCACGGTGCCGGCGGTGGCCGTCAGTGGCCTGACCGGCGCGGGCCTGCCGGAGCTGCGTACCGCCCTGGACCGGCTCGCCGCCGGGGTGCCCGCCCCCGCGGTGGACGACCCGGTGCGTCTGTGGGTCGACCGCAGTTTCACCGTGCGGGGCAGCGGCACCGTGGTCACCGGCACCCTCGGCGGCGGACGGTTGCGGGTGGGCGACGAGTTGGAGCTGGCCGGTGCCGACGAACCGGTCCGGGTACGCGGCCTGCACGCCCTGGGGGAGGCCCGACCGGAGGTCACGGCGGTGGCCCGGGTGGCGGTCAACCTGCGCGGTACGCCCCGCGACCGCCTCGGCCGTGGCGACGCGCTGCTCACCCCGGGCCGGTTCCACCGCACCGACCTCGTCGACGTGCGGCTCACCGGCGATCCCGCGGCCGACCTACCGGCCACCCTCACCCTGCACGTCGGGTCGGCGGCGGTCCCGGTACGGGTCCGACCGCTCGGCCCGGACACCGTACGGCTGCGGTTGGCCCGTCCGTTGCCGTTGCTGGTGGGCGACCGGGCGTTGCTGCGTGACCCGGGTCGGCACCACGTGACAGGTGGGGTACGGGTGCTGGACGTGGCGCCGCCACCGCTGTCCCGCCGGGGTGCCGCGGCGGCCCGCGCGCAGGTCCTCGCCGAGTTGGACGGCCGCCCCGACCTGGCCGGGGAGCTGCGCCGCCGCCGGTTGGTCCGGGTCGGCGCGTTGATCCGGATGGGGGTGCCGGTGCACGTAGCTCCGGTGGCCGGTGACTGGTTGGCCGACCCGGCGCACTGGCAGCGGCTCGGCGAGCAGCTGGCCGAGGAGGTCGCCCGCTACGCCCGGGAACACCCGTTGGAACCCGGGATCCCGGTGGACGCGCTGCGCCGGCGTCTCGCGCTGCCCGACCGGGTGCTGGTCGAGGCGCTGGTCCGGCCGCCGCTGCGGATCCACGCCGGGCGGGTCGGGGCGGCGGGCGTCGACGCGTTGCCGGAACCGGTGGCCCGGGCCGTGCAGCGGGTCCGCGCCGAGTACGGCGACCGCCCGTTCCGGGCCCCCGAGGCGGACCGCCTCGTCGACCTGGGTCTGGGCCCCCGGGAGATCGGCGCCGCGGTGCGGGCCGGGGCCCTGCTGCGGCTCGCCGACAACGTGGTCCTGCTGCCCGACGCGCTCGACGGCGCGGTCCGGGTCCTGGCCGGGCTGCCGCAGCCGTTCACGCTCTCGGCGGCCCGGCAGGCGTTGGACACCACCCGTCGGGTGGCGGTGCCCCTGCTGGAGTTGCTGGACCGTCGCGGCGCGACCCGGCGACTGCCCGACGACGCCCGGATCGTCGTCACCTGA
- a CDS encoding phosphatidylethanolamine-binding protein, with amino-acid sequence MPGPRPGSNAYDKQRARLRNAIDDSGRRVPDGKANQVANRILQEDRGQRGVVRGDRTYGPKSEREPGDPK; translated from the coding sequence ATGCCAGGACCACGGCCGGGCAGTAACGCGTACGACAAGCAGCGGGCGCGGTTGCGCAACGCCATCGACGACTCCGGACGCCGGGTGCCCGACGGCAAGGCCAACCAGGTCGCGAACCGGATCCTGCAGGAGGATCGCGGCCAACGGGGCGTGGTGCGCGGTGACCGCACGTACGGCCCGAAGAGTGAGCGCGAACCGGGCGACCCGAAGTGA
- a CDS encoding 4Fe-4S dicluster domain-containing protein has translation MLRRSPPTARGSGAVLPDPNSLYGPLDPAPDAGYVNAPPRMGFFTDTSVCIGCKACEVACKEWNGVPESGLDLLGMSYDNTGALTANSWRHVAFVEQPRPAGQHPPSADVLGEPVNAGGQRSVDAGSTPQFLGMPGAQPPGRGTGVEGRTDFRWLMMSDVCKHCTHAACLDVCPTGSLFRTEFGTVVVQEDICNGCGYCISACPYGVIDQRKGDGRAWKCTLCYDRLGAGMTPACAQACPTESIQYGPLDELRERAAARVATLRGRGVSEARLYGHDPDDGVGGDGAFFLLLDEPEVYGLPPDPVVTTRDLPKMWRRAGLAALAMAAATVAAFVGGSS, from the coding sequence ATGCTCCGGCGGTCACCACCGACAGCGAGGGGGAGCGGCGCGGTGCTTCCTGACCCGAACAGCCTGTACGGTCCGCTGGACCCGGCCCCGGACGCGGGCTATGTGAATGCGCCGCCGCGGATGGGGTTCTTCACCGACACCAGCGTCTGCATCGGGTGCAAGGCGTGTGAGGTGGCCTGTAAGGAGTGGAACGGGGTGCCGGAGAGCGGGTTGGACCTGCTCGGCATGTCGTACGACAACACCGGCGCGTTGACGGCGAACTCCTGGCGGCACGTGGCGTTCGTCGAGCAGCCCCGCCCGGCCGGGCAGCACCCGCCGTCGGCGGACGTGCTCGGCGAGCCGGTGAACGCCGGCGGGCAGCGGTCGGTGGACGCGGGCTCAACACCGCAGTTCCTTGGGATGCCGGGTGCGCAGCCGCCGGGTCGGGGCACCGGTGTCGAGGGTCGGACGGATTTCCGGTGGTTGATGATGTCCGACGTGTGCAAGCACTGCACTCATGCGGCGTGTCTGGACGTGTGTCCGACGGGGTCGTTGTTCCGGACGGAGTTCGGGACGGTGGTGGTGCAGGAGGACATCTGCAACGGGTGTGGGTACTGCATCTCGGCGTGTCCGTACGGGGTGATCGATCAGCGTAAGGGTGATGGTCGGGCGTGGAAGTGCACGTTGTGCTACGACCGGCTCGGTGCGGGGATGACTCCGGCGTGCGCGCAGGCGTGTCCGACGGAGTCGATCCAGTACGGGCCGCTTGACGAGCTGCGGGAGCGGGCCGCCGCGCGGGTGGCGACGTTGCGGGGGCGGGGGGTGTCCGAGGCGCGGTTGTACGGGCACGACCCGGACGACGGCGTCGGCGGCGACGGGGCGTTCTTCCTGCTGTTGGACGAGCCCGAGGTGTACGGGCTGCCACCCGACCCGGTCGTGACCACCCGCGACCTGCCGAAGATGTGGAGACGCGCCGGCCTCGCGGCCCTCGCGATGGCGGCGGCCACCGTCGCCGCGTTCGTCGGAGGTTCCTCGTGA
- a CDS encoding hemolysin family protein: MGGQLGQLALVAVLVLVNAALSGSEMALVTLREGQLRRLGRRSRSGDRLVRLSRDPNRYLATIQLGITLAGFLASAAAAVSLSEPLVGVLGFLGGAARPAAVLLVTVLLTFVTLVLGELAPKRLAMQRAERWALVSARPLDLLARVSRPAVWLLSRATDAVVRLAGGDPRANREEMTEEELREMLASQRGLSAQQREILTGAFDIAGRTLREILVARREVLTLPADLGADEGVRRLAAAGRSRAPVTGPGGLDEVLGVVHIRDLVRAGAAPVAERVRSPLLLPVTLPVADALRQLRQRHQQLALVVDEHGGIDGMVTMEDLLAEVVGELYDETDRDVHGVVRESDGSLLVPGDFPLHDLPDLGVRLSFPLSRDYTTVAGLVLARLRHLPGEPGETVRLPGLTLEVVEVADRAVRRVRLRGFVSDR, from the coding sequence ATGGGCGGTCAGCTCGGGCAGTTGGCGCTGGTGGCCGTCCTCGTGCTGGTCAACGCGGCGCTCTCCGGCAGCGAGATGGCGCTGGTGACGTTGCGCGAGGGGCAGTTGCGGCGGCTGGGTCGGCGCAGCCGCTCCGGTGACCGGTTGGTGCGGCTGTCCCGTGACCCGAACCGCTACCTGGCCACCATCCAGCTCGGCATCACCCTGGCGGGTTTCCTCGCCTCGGCGGCGGCCGCGGTGTCGCTGTCCGAGCCGCTGGTCGGCGTGCTGGGTTTCCTCGGCGGCGCGGCCCGCCCCGCCGCCGTGCTGCTGGTGACGGTGCTGTTGACGTTCGTCACGCTGGTGCTCGGCGAGTTGGCCCCGAAACGGCTGGCGATGCAGCGGGCGGAGCGGTGGGCGCTGGTGAGCGCCCGCCCACTGGACCTGCTCGCCCGCGTGTCCCGGCCGGCGGTGTGGCTGCTCAGTCGGGCCACCGACGCGGTCGTCCGGCTCGCCGGGGGTGACCCGCGGGCCAACCGGGAGGAGATGACCGAGGAGGAGTTGCGGGAGATGCTGGCCAGCCAGCGCGGGCTGTCCGCCCAGCAGCGGGAGATCCTGACCGGCGCGTTCGACATCGCCGGTCGTACGCTGCGCGAGATCCTGGTGGCCCGGCGGGAGGTGCTGACGCTGCCGGCCGACCTCGGGGCCGACGAGGGGGTTCGTCGGCTCGCCGCCGCCGGGCGCTCCCGTGCCCCGGTCACCGGGCCCGGCGGGCTGGACGAGGTGCTCGGTGTGGTGCACATCCGGGACCTGGTGCGGGCCGGTGCCGCCCCGGTGGCCGAGCGGGTCCGGTCGCCGCTGCTGCTGCCGGTGACCCTGCCGGTCGCCGACGCGTTGCGTCAGCTACGGCAGAGACACCAGCAACTGGCCCTGGTGGTCGACGAGCACGGTGGCATCGACGGCATGGTCACCATGGAGGACCTACTGGCCGAGGTGGTCGGCGAGTTGTACGACGAGACGGACCGCGACGTGCACGGCGTCGTGCGGGAGTCGGACGGGTCCCTGCTGGTGCCCGGGGACTTCCCGCTGCACGACCTGCCCGACCTGGGGGTGCGGCTGAGTTTCCCGCTGTCCCGCGACTACACGACGGTGGCGGGGTTGGTGCTGGCCCGGCTGCGGCACCTGCCCGGTGAGCCGGGGGAGACGGTGCGTCTTCCCGGGTTGACCCTGGAGGTCGTGGAGGTCGCCGACCGGGCCGTTCGTCGGGTGCGGTTGCGGGGTTTCGTCAGCGACCGGTGA